GCCAAGTTACACTAGTCATAAATACAACTTCTTTCTATATGGAGGTCAAAATGAATTTACTTGAATTGTTGGGCGTTAAAACGGTGCGCGCTACTGCTACTGAGGCGATCGTCGAAATCGCAGTGACTGACCAATTAAAGCAGCCCTTTGGTGTTGTCCATGGCGGCATCAATACCATTTTAGCTGAAACCGCGGCTAGCTTAGGTGCTAGCGCTGGTCTGGACACGACGCAACAAATAGCAGTAGGCGTCAATGTGGAAACGCACCACCTTTATACTGTAGCACAAGGTCGTCTGCGCGCCAATGCCAAACCGCTCCACGCAGGCAAGCGATTACAAACCTGGCAGGTTGAAGTTCACGAACAAGCCAGCGCACGGCTAACGAGTGTCAGCACCGTTACGCTTATGATCACAGCTCGTCAGTAGCGCAAAAAGAATTTTACGATCGTGATTCTAGCACGTTTATTTCCAAAGTACTGATTAGGTGCGTCTGGGTGTAAAAGCCCTTCGCTAGAACTGATATTGGGTCGTTTTAGATTACTGATTTTAGCTGAAAACTGAAGGAATCAATAGTAATTGGATCCTAGTTTACTAGGATGCCAGTTAAGCTCTAACCCCAGTGGGATTTATCCTGCGGGGGTTATCTTTTTACTTACAAAAAAACACCGTTACTGGCGTTTTTTCTTTTGCCCATTTTCTTCCGCTGGTTCCGGCACCATGCGCCGATAGCCCCAATAACCGACTAACAGTAAAATCAGCAGGTTGATCCCTAGATTGGTGTTTTGCAGCAACCGCGCACCGCCATAATTCAATAGCCGCACCACCGTGATTACACAATTTGCCACTAGCAGCCACTTGGTCAGCGTCAGCAAGTGCTGCTCGCGCATGTTGTGCAGAGGCACGTAATCTAGAATAAAGACGATCCCAATTTGCATCAGTAAAACTAACCAAACATCCATAGCGCACACCTCACTCAAATATTTATAATAATTATAGCGCTTACATAAAGTGTGAAGCAATCTTTTTCCAGGCAAAGTTGTTTACCGCCGCTGGTTTCCTGTTATGATAGAGGTAATGTTGAACGTTGGAGGGAATCATGCAAAAGTCACGAACATTATCAGGGGTCTTGCTTGCCAGTGGTGGCGCGGTTTTGTGGGGCATTTCTGGTATTTTTGGTAAATTATTATTTGAAGGGCCGAATGCAGTGACACCGGCTTGGCTAACGGCAGTGCGGATGCTTCTAGCCGGGGGGTTGTTATTGCTGTATAGTTTGGCGCGTCACGGCGATCCATTAGCAGTATGGCGGACGCCGAGTACGGCGATTCGGCAAATTTTATACGGGGTACTTGGTTTGTTGCCGGTGCAGTTTTTTTATTTTTTGGCAGTTGATTACGGTAATGCCTCGATTGCAACCATTCTACAGTTTCTGGGACCAATCGTGATCGCGTTGTACTACGTGATCTTTAAACGGCAGTTACCATCACGGGCCGAAGCAATTGGGATGTTGTTGGCGTTACTGGGGACCTTCATTTTGGTCACCCACGGGCACTTCAATCAATTAGTGGTCGCACCGTTAGCCTTATTTTGGGGTTTGATGTCGGCACTAGCAATTGCTGGTGATACGTTATTACCGCGGCCACTGTTACCAAAATTCGGCTCGATCAACGTCAATGCTTGGGGGCTTTTAGTCGGCGGGGTGCAGATGAATTTCATTCAGCCAGTCTGGGTCGGTGTGCCGCAGTTTACATGGCAATTGGCCGGCGAGATCACCGTGGTCGTGTTGTTTGGGACCTTGATCGCCTACGTGATGTATTCTAATAGCTTGTTGTATATCACGCCGACCACCGCCAGTTTATTAGATGCCTTCGAACCACTAGCAGCGACGATTTTATCGATTATTTTCTTCAGTATTCCATTTGCTTGGGCCGATGCTGTCGGCGGAATTTTGATTGTTTTGGCGGTGGTGATGCTGTCATTGAATGTACGACCGTTTAAGAAACGGCGTAAATGAAAAGAGCCTGTGGCATAAGTCTCAAAAAATAAATAGACCGACTGAAATTATTCATGTGGTCAGTTGAGCCATTTTTAGTTATAAGCTAAAGGTTGAAAGCATCAAAAATATCAAAAGGTTATGGCGCAATATATTACTAGTTTTTACTCTATTAAGCATTACCTCAGAGCTTGTCAAAGCTATGAGGTAATGCTTTTATAAATTCGTCAAAAATTATATTTAATGTACGTGTGGTGCTAGTTTGTAACATTTAGAAATTTAACAAAAAAGTCCAACCCAGTTAGACTCATAAGTGACAAAACTTAAAAGGAGTAATAACTGTGTTGAACCACCTCAAGTTTAAGCAAAATCGTCACGAATTACAAGTTAGTTTCCATTACTTTTACCAGTTATGTTCATTGCTTTATCAGCGTTATTGTCCGCGTAGCGTCATTGAGCGGCGCAACGTTGAACATACTAAAATTACTGATATTAAACTTTTAGCTTTACTGTGCTTACAAGTCACACTGGGAATTCAATCGCAACGCCGCTTCTATTATCTGATGGCAGCGTTTATGCCGCGGCAAATGGTGGTATCACGTTCACGTTTCAACCGCCGCGCGCAACAATTACTGGCAGTAGTCAATGCCATTCGCTCAGGTATCACTAAGGATTATGCTCATTCGGGCGACCTAGCGATTATCGACAGTTTACCCAACCCACTATGTGCCAAAGTTCGTAATTTCAGAGTTAGAATTTTTGCTGGGAAGGCCAACATTGGCTATAATGCCACCAAGAAAATGCCATTTTATGGGTTTAAAACCCACATGGTCGTCACGGCTAATGGCTATATTCTGAATTATGTGATCACGGCGGCCTCAGTTCATGATGCTAAGGTAGCGCCTGAGCTAATTAGCGGTTGTCCTTGTCCCAATATTTTGGCCGATGTTGGTTATGTTGGGAAAAAACTCAAGACCAGTTTTAGGGCCCTAGGCTATAACTTATGGACGCCTTATCGTTCTAATATGAAAGGTGCTAAACAGCATAATAAGCGTCAACTCAAGGCGTTACGGCGGACAATAGAGTCACGCTTTTCAATTTTAGCCCAGCAATTTGGGATTGAAACCAATCTCACCCGTAGTCTATTTGGTTTTCAATTAAAGATTGAATTGACGATATTGGTATACAATTTAGGCTTTTTTGATTTTATGACGAACTAGCAACACGCGTATCATGATATTACTGAGGGTAGTGCTACTGCCAACTTAGTGGAT
This is a stretch of genomic DNA from Loigolactobacillus coryniformis subsp. coryniformis KCTC 3167 = DSM 20001. It encodes these proteins:
- a CDS encoding DMT family transporter, which encodes MQKSRTLSGVLLASGGAVLWGISGIFGKLLFEGPNAVTPAWLTAVRMLLAGGLLLLYSLARHGDPLAVWRTPSTAIRQILYGVLGLLPVQFFYFLAVDYGNASIATILQFLGPIVIALYYVIFKRQLPSRAEAIGMLLALLGTFILVTHGHFNQLVVAPLALFWGLMSALAIAGDTLLPRPLLPKFGSINVNAWGLLVGGVQMNFIQPVWVGVPQFTWQLAGEITVVVLFGTLIAYVMYSNSLLYITPTTASLLDAFEPLAATILSIIFFSIPFAWADAVGGILIVLAVVMLSLNVRPFKKRRK
- a CDS encoding IS982 family transposase; the encoded protein is MLNHLKFKQNRHELQVSFHYFYQLCSLLYQRYCPRSVIERRNVEHTKITDIKLLALLCLQVTLGIQSQRRFYYLMAAFMPRQMVVSRSRFNRRAQQLLAVVNAIRSGITKDYAHSGDLAIIDSLPNPLCAKVRNFRVRIFAGKANIGYNATKKMPFYGFKTHMVVTANGYILNYVITAASVHDAKVAPELISGCPCPNILADVGYVGKKLKTSFRALGYNLWTPYRSNMKGAKQHNKRQLKALRRTIESRFSILAQQFGIETNLTRSLFGFQLKIELTILVYNLGFFDFMTN
- a CDS encoding hotdog fold thioesterase, whose protein sequence is MNLLELLGVKTVRATATEAIVEIAVTDQLKQPFGVVHGGINTILAETAASLGASAGLDTTQQIAVGVNVETHHLYTVAQGRLRANAKPLHAGKRLQTWQVEVHEQASARLTSVSTVTLMITARQ